One Flavobacteriales bacterium genomic window carries:
- a CDS encoding DinB family protein has translation MIIKPIDLHPKAFYTKFIDVAPKKDLIDSLHESQETTISLFGSIKEENGSFQYEEGKWTIKQVIRHLSDVERAFIYGAFRYSRKDTTELTGFNHLEYPNNDNSENVTLENLIQEFSAIRNSSIHLFKTMNLDNLDFEGKGNGVILTARIVGWLASGHSTHHSNTVREKYLPLL, from the coding sequence ATGATTATAAAACCAATAGACCTACATCCGAAGGCATTTTACACGAAATTTATTGACGTAGCTCCTAAAAAGGACCTAATTGATTCTTTGCATGAATCACAAGAGACAACGATTAGTTTATTTGGAAGTATTAAAGAGGAAAATGGATCCTTCCAATACGAAGAAGGAAAGTGGACTATCAAACAAGTAATTAGACATTTATCTGACGTTGAACGAGCTTTTATATATGGGGCCTTTAGATACAGTAGAAAAGACACAACGGAATTAACAGGATTTAATCATCTTGAGTATCCAAACAATGATAACTCAGAGAATGTAACGCTCGAAAATCTAATTCAAGAATTCAGTGCAATAAGAAACTCCAGTATTCATCTATTCAAAACAATGAATCTCGATAATCTTGATTTTGAGGGAAAAGGAAACGGGGTAATCTTAACTGCTAGAATTGTAGGGTGGTTAGCTTCGGGACACAGTACACATCACTCAAATACTGTTAGAGAAAAGTACCTTCCACTACTTTAG